A section of the Telopea speciosissima isolate NSW1024214 ecotype Mountain lineage chromosome 3, Tspe_v1, whole genome shotgun sequence genome encodes:
- the LOC122654814 gene encoding CASP-like protein 3A1, giving the protein MTNGRKSPSEGGIQMPEAKFATESATMSGPLVSGSDHRARLKTDMAHTILRFLCLLSSLISLCFMASAKQSANVSIYGFSFPVYSKWSFAHSFEYLLGMSAAVAAHSLLQLLLSMSKLYKKLPVIPSRNHAWLIFAGDQVFAYAMMSAASAASGVTNLNRTGIRHTPLPDFCKPLHRFCEHIALSIAFGFLSCIVLAISTILDVVWLSKF; this is encoded by the exons ATGACGAACGGCCGGAAAAGCCCATCGGAGGGTGGGATCCAGATGCCGGAAGCTAAGTTTGCAACGGAGAGTGCTACCATGAGTGGGCCTCTTGTTTCGGGGTCTGATCACAGAGCTCGACTCAAGACTGACATGGCTCACACCATCCTGCGcttcctttgtcttctttcttctttaatctCTCTGTGTTTCATGGCTTCGGCTAAGCAATCGGCCAATGTCTCTATCTACGGCTTCAGCTTCCCCGTCTACTCCAAGTGGTCCTTCGCTCACTCCTTTGA ATATCTGCTCGGAATGTCAGCAGCTGTCGCCGCCCATTCGCTGCTGCAACTGCTTCTCAGCATGTCTAAGCTGTACAAGAAGTTGCCGGTAATTCCTTCACGGAATCACGCTTGGCTTATTTTCGCGGGCGATCAG GTCTTTGCATATGCAATGATGAGTGCAGCATCAGCTGCATCTGGAGTGACCAATCTGAACCGAACTGGAATCAGGCATACACCTCTCCCAGACTTCTGTAAGCCACTACATCGCTTCTGTGAACACATTGCCTTGTCAATAGCCTTTGGTTTCTTGAGCTGCATCGTGCTTGCGATCTCTACCATTCTTGATGTGGTCTGGCTCTCTAAGTTCTGA
- the LOC122654817 gene encoding cysteine-rich and transmembrane domain-containing protein WIH2-like, translating into MAQQSAVSYPPQGQGYPQGGPYVVAPPPAGYPTKDGYGYGYGYQQQAGAPAKTKSKGDGFWKGCCAALCCCCMFDMCT; encoded by the exons ATGGCTCAGCAATCTGCAG TGTCTTACCCACCACAAGGACAGGGATACCCTCAGGGAGGACCTTATGTTGTAGCTCCACCACCTGCTGGTTATCCTACCAAGGATGGCTATGGCTATGGCTATGGTTATCAACAGCAAGCTGGTGCTCCAGCTAAAACCAAGAGCAAGGGTGATGGATTCTGGAAGGGATG TTGCGCTGCCTTGTGTTGCTGCTGTATGTTCGATATGTGCACTTGA